GAGCTGCTCATCGACGTCTGGGGCGCGGACCATCATGGCTACGTCGCGCGCGTGCGCGGCGCGCTGGTGGCGCTCGGCCGCCCCGCCGATTCGTTCGAAGTGTGCCTGATGCAGCTGGTGAGCCTGTTTCGCGGCGGCGAGAAGCTCGCGATGGGCAAACGCGAAGGCAACTTCGTCACGCTGCGTGACCTGCGCAATGAAGTCGGCAACGACGCCTGCCGGTTCTTCTACCTGCTGCGCGGCCATGACCAGGCACTGGATTTCGACCTGGAGCTGGCGAAATCCCGCAGCAATGAGAATCCCGTGTACTACATCCAGTACGCGCATGCGCGCGTGGCCTCGGTGATGAAGCAGCTCGGGTCGAAGGGCCACCTTTATGACGCAGCGGCCGCCGATCTCGCGCTGCTGACCAACTCCCACGAGCAGACGGTGATCACGGCGCTGTCGAAGTATCCGGAAATCGTCGAACACGCCGCGCTGAGCCGCGCCCCGCATTCGCTGGTGCATTACCTGCGCGACCTTGCCAACACACTGCACACCTATTACAACGCCGAGCAGTTCATCGTCGAAGACGCCGCGCTGCGTAATGCGCGTCTGACGCTGGTGCTGGCCGTGCAACAGGTCATCCGCAACGGCCTCGGAATTCTCGGCGTCTCCGCGCCCGAGACGATGTAGGAGCAGGCACTGGCCGCGAAAATCACCAGCCGGGATTTCAAGCGCACGCGCGGCGGTGGCATGCGCCTGGAATTCTCGCGTTATCGCGAGTTCGCGTTTGGCCTGGCAGTCGGGTTGTCCTTGTCGGTGCTGGTACTCGTCTGGCAGAACTACCGCGAGAAGAATGCGGCGGCCGTCCCGGCGGAAGTCCCGAAGCCCGAGCCGCGTTCGGGCAAATCGGCTGCCGCCGGTGACACCGAGGACGGCCCGAAAAACTACGACTTCTACGACATGTTGCCGAAGTTCGAAGTCGTGGTACCCGAGAAAGATCGCGAGGTCTCGCGCGAGCGCGACACCGCCCGCGCGCAGATCGAGCGCCCGGGCGTCTATGTGTTGCAGGCCGGCTCGTATCGCAAGCAGGAAGAAGCGGACCGCATCCAGGCGCTGCTCAAGAAACAGGGTATCGACGCAAACGTGCAACGCGTGGCGGTCGATGATGACGTCTGGCATCGCGTGCGCATCGGTCCGATCAGCGATCTGGCCGAGCTCAACCGCCTGCGCGCCCGGCTGCGCGCCGCGGAGTTCGACGATGCGCTCGTGATCCGGGTGGGAGACTAGCCGGGTGTCCGGGCGTTACGCGACCGCGGCGCCCCTCCTTTTCGTGGCCTTGCTCGTGTCTTCCTGCGCGACGCAGCCACCGCCCGGGCCCGCGGCGCCCACCGCACCCTCCGCTCCGGCGATTCCACCACCGACTCATCCGGGCCTGACTCTGGCCGCAGTCGGCGACACCATGCTCGGCACCGACTATCCCGAGAACATCCTGCCGGATGACGATGGCCTGTCGTTTCTCGACGCCGTGACACCGATCCTTTCCGCACCCGACGTGGCCTTCGGCAATCTCGAAGGCGTGTTGATGGACGGCGGCGAACCGGTGAAGTTGTGCAAGGACAAACGCATCTGTTTCCTGTTCCGCACGCCGACGCGGTACGCCACCTACTACCGGCTCGCCGGCTTCGATGCGATGAGCCTGGCTAACAACCATGCGCGCGACTTCGGCGAGGAAGGGCGCTCCTCGACGATGGCCGCGCTCGATGCGCGCGGCATCGTGCACTCGGGGCGCGAAGGCACCACCGCGAGCTGGATCGCGAACGGCCGGCGCATCGCGCTGGCGGCGTTCGCGCCGAACGTCGGCTCCAACCTGCTCAACGAACCCGACATCGCGCGCGCGCTCGTGCAACAGCTGGCCGCGACGCACGACATCGTGATCGTGTCGTTCCATGGCGGCGCGGAAGGCGCCGGCGCGGAGATCCTGCCGTTCGCGCGGGAAATCTTCGTCGGCGAGGATCGCGGCAACGTGGTCGAATTCGCGCACGCGATGATCGACGCCGGCGCGGACCTCGTGCTCGGCCATGGGCCGCACGTCGTGCGCCCGATGGAGCTGTACCGCGACCGGCTCATCGCCTACAGCCTCGGCAACTTCGCCACGTATTACGGCATCAGCGTGGAAGGGTTGCGCGGGATCGCGCCTATCCTGCTGTGCACGCTGGACGACGAGGGGCGCTTCGTTTCAGGCCGCCTCGAATCGACGATTCAATTGCGGCCCGCGGGCCCGTCGCTCGATCCGGCGCGCACGGCCAGTGTCGTCGTACGTACGCTCACGCTCGCGGCCTTCCCGGATGGAACGCTGACCATCGCCGACGACGGCACGCTCGGCGTCCGCCGCTGAATGCGCGGCCGCGCCGTCGTTCGCTGGCTGGCCGGAACGTCGCTGGCGTTGTTGCTGGTCGCGGCCGCGGGTTTCTGCTGGATCTACGTTGCCAGCGAAGCGCACCTGCGATCGTTTCCGCAACCGCCGCCGTTCCGGTTTGCCATTCCCACCGACGCGGCGGCCATCGCGCGCGGCGATCACCTGGTTCGCACGCGCGGCTGCCGCGGCTGTCATGGCGACCGACTGCAGGGCCAGCAGATGTGGGGATATGCGGTCGCGCCGAATCTGCCGTTGTACGCGCGCACCCGCAGCGCGGCCGAAGTCGAAGCGGCACTGCGCCACGGCATCGCGCACGACGGTCGCGCGATGTACGACATGCCGGCGTTCAACTTCATCCGCCTGCGCGATGCGGACGTCGCGGACATCATCGCCTACCTGCGCGCCGTGCCCGTCGAACCTGTGGCCCTGCCGGTGGCCCGGCTGCCCTGGGGCATCCGCCTGCGCCTGGCACGCGGAACGAATCAGGCAATTCCGGCGTTTATCCCTCGTGTGCCCGCGCTCCGGCATGCGAATGACCCAGACCCGCGGATCGTGCGCGGCGAGTATCTCGCCATGACCACCTGTATCGAATGCCATGGGCTCACCCTGCACGCGGACGCTCCGTTTGGCGACGAGACCGCGCCCGACCTGGCCGTGATCGCCGGCTATGATCTGGCCGCATTCATGCGGCTGATGCGCACCGGCAAGGCACTCGGCGACCGGGAACTGGAAATGATGAGTCCGGTGGCACGTGGCCGGTTCGTTTACTTCTCGGATGAAGAAGTGTCGGACCTGTACGCCTTTCTGCGTGCCAACGTCGCGCCTGCGAGCCGTGAACCCTGACGCCACGGTTTTGCGCTAGATGGACGGTGCGCATCGCCGGCAAGGCGGCCGGATGTTAGAGTCGCGCCCCAGAACAAACGTGACCTGAAATCAGGGAGTCACCATGAAGAAGCCAGCCATCGCATCGTTGTTCGTGGGTTGCCTGCTCGCGAGCGGCGCCAGCTTCGCGGAGTTGAACCCCGCCGACCAGAGCTATGTCGACCGTCTCATCAAGGGCGGGCCGAGCACGCTGCAGGATGTTGCGCAGAGCCTGTACAACGCCAGCGTCACGAATCCGGAAGTCCTCGATGTTGCGGCGCAGGTGCTGCTCGAGAAATATCCGCTGGCCGGCAACGAGCGCGACACGGTGGATGCGTCCGCCTGGTTGTGCCGCGCGCTCGGCAACTCGGGCAACAATCGTTACAAGGCCGTGCTCGACCAGGTCGCCGACGACAAATCGGTGCACCGCCGGTTGCGCGGCCACTGCGAGAAGGCGTCGAAGAACCTGGCGAAGGGTGCGACCAGCTCCTATGTCGCCGGCACCGTGAATCTCGAGCTGCTGCGCAATCCCCCGCCGCCGCCACCACCGCCACCACCGCCACCTGCTGCAGCTACCAAGGGCAAGAAAAACGCCAAACCGGCGGCCGCCAAACCCGCTGCGGCTCCGGCCGCGGCTCCTGCTGCTGCCCCGGCCGCCGCGCCCGCCGCCGGCGCGAAGGTGGTCGACCTCGGCCTGATCCGCGTCGGCATGAGCCAGCAGGAAGTGAACGACTTGTTAGGTCCGCCGACCAACCAGTCGCAGCGCATGACGGGCAAGCAGTGGCAGCCGTTCAACTACGGCGCGCGGGACCTGCAACGCATGGTGTACATGTACAAGGGCGTGGGGCGGGTCGAGTTCTCGCTCAAGTCCGCGTATGAAGGTGTGTTCCGCGTCATCACGGTCACGCCGGATCCGAACGAATCCGGTTACCCTTAGTCAGGCGCTTCGCGCCACACAGGAAAACGCCGTCGAAGCGACGGCGTCCGTGAGAGCGAAGAGCGGCACTCGCCAGCTACTCGGGCTCGTCGCTGATGTTGCGGAAATCCACGCCGAGCGAGCGCAGCTTGCGATAGAGGTGCGTGCGCTCCATGCCGACGCGTTTCGCCAGCTGCCCCACCTTGCCGTTGCACAGCAGCAGCTGCTGCTGTAGATAGGCGCGCTCGAACTGCTCGCGTGCTTCGCGCAGCGGCAGCGCCAGCAAGTCCTGCTTGACCAGCGGTTCGACGCTCGGTGCCTGCGCGGCGAGCTCGCGTTCGATTTCCTCCAGACGGATTTCTTCGCCACCACCCTGCAGCAGCAGACGCTGCACGAGATTCTTGAGCTCGCGGACGTTGTCGGGCCAGGGGTAGTTGCGCAGCCGGTTCTGCGCCGCGACGCTGAATTTGCGGAACTGCAGGCCCTCGCCGTCGACCAGGCGATCGACGTAGTGACGCAGCAGGTCGGGCACGTCCTCGGTGTATTCGCGCAGCGGCGGCACCCGCACGAGCAAGGTGTTCAGGTGGGCGAGCAGGTCGCGGCGGAAATCGTCGCTGCGCGACTCGATGCCGGGGCGCGACGAGGAAATGATGCGCGCCTTGAGAGTGACGGGAGTGTGCCCGCCCACCCGCGTGAACTGGCCGCTCTCCAGCGCTCCGAGCAGCGCCCGCTGCGCCTGCGCCGGCAGATCTTCGAGCTCGTTGATGAACAAGGTGCCGGCCGCGGCGCGTTCGAGCACGCCCGGTGCGGCCTGGCCGGCGGACTCCGTACCGAACAACACCTGCTCGGCGCCGTCGGCGCGCAACGTGCTCGAGATCAGTGTGACGAATGGACGCGGCGCGCGCGCGCTCGCATCGTGGATGAAACGCGCGAACGCTTCGCGGCCGGTGCCGGTCTCGCCGACCAGCAACACCGGGGAATCGTTGGAAGCGATTTGCGCCAGATCGGCGCGCAGCTGCTGCATGATGCGGCTGCGGCCCACCGGCACGCCCGGCGACGCGGCTAACAACTTGCCGGCGTGGCGCTTTCGCTTGCCGGCCTCGAGCGCGCGCTCGACGGTGCGCAGCAGCTTCTGCAGCGACAGCGGCTTCTCGACGAAATCGAAGGCGCCGAGCCGCGTGGCCTCGACCGCGGTTTCCACCGTGCCATGCCCGGACATCATCACCACCGGACAGGATGCTTCGGCGGTGGCGGCCTGCCACTCGCGCAGCAGCGTGATGCCATCGGTGTCGGGCATCCAGATGTCGAGCAGCACCAGGTCGGGCAACTGGCGGGCGCGCAACGCGCGGGCCTGCCCTGCGTCACCCGCCACGTCCACGTCATACCCTTCCTCCGAAAGAATCTCTTTCAGCAGGCCGCGAATGTCGGCTTCGTCATCGACGACCAGAATGTGTGCGGCGCTCATGCTCGCTCCTTCCGTGGTTCAACGCGTTTGTCGCGCGCCACCAGCTGTCGGGATCCGTCTGTTAAGGGCAAGGATACACGCACGCGCCCGCCGCCTTCCGGCCGATTGTCGGCTTCCACGCGTCCGCCATGCTCCTCGACAATTTTTTTCACGATCGCGAGGCCCAAACCGGTGCCCTTGGGTTTACTGGTGACATAGGGATCGAAGGCCCGCCCCAACACCTCGCGCGCGAAGCCGGGCCCGTTGTCGGACACCGTGATGGTGGCGTACTCCGCGGAGCCCGCGGATTCGAAATGCGTGGCCAGCGTGACGCGGCCGGCGGCAACGCCTTCCACCGCCTCCGCGCCGTTCACGATCAGGTTGTTGAGGATCTGGCGCACCCGGCCACGGTCGGCTTCCACCTGGTCGATGCGCGGATCGAGCTCGACGTCGATCTGGACGCCCGATTCCTGCACGCGATGCAGATCGGCGACCTCGGTGACCAGCGCGTTGAACGGAAAACGCGTGACTTTCATGTCCGGCGCGCGCGCGTATTCGCTGAACGCATTGACCATGGCCTTCATCGCCTCGACCTGCTGCACGATCGTGTAAGTGGCACGATCGAGGATCTGCGCGTCCTCGCCCGTCATCTGGTGCAGGTAGCGGCGGCGCATGCGCTCGGCCGACAACTGGATAGGCGTGAGCGGGTTCTTGATCTCGTGCGCGAGCCGGCGGGCCACTTCGCCCCAGGCCGCGTCGCGCTGCGCCTGCAGCAATGCGCTGATGTCGTCGAACACGATGACGAAGCCGCCCTGCCGCTCCTCGTCGTTCTCGGCGTGTTCGTCACCGGGCAGCGGCGTGCACGCGCACACCAGCACGCGAGCGCCGGCCATCTCCGGTTTGAGGTCCATCTGCTCGCGCCATTCTTCCTCGCCCTTTGCGAGCCGGACGCCGACCTCGCCGACGAACCGGGCGAAGCGCGGATTGGATTCCTGCAGCGCCGCCAGCGGCTGGCCGACGCCCCGCTCGAGGTCGACGCCGAGGATGTTGCTCGCGGCCTGGTTGGCGCTGCGCAGCTTCAGGTCGCGGCCGATCGCGATGACGCCGGTAGACAGGCGCGCCAGGATGATGGAGAGCCGCTCGCGTTCGCGTTCGACCGCCTGCTGGCTGCGCGTGGTTTCTTCGCGCGCGCGGCGCAAGCGCTTGGTCATGTCGTTGAACGAGTGCACGAGGAATCCCATCTCGTCGCGCGACGGCAGCGGCAACCGCGTGCCGAAGTCCCCCTTGCCCACCGCGCGTGTGCCCGCGATCAGGTCCTGGACCGGCCGCACCAGCTTCTCGGCCGAGTAGATAGCACCATAGATGGCGGTGAGCATTGCCAACAGCAGCACCAGTGTGAGCGTGAGGCCGAAGAGATTCTTCACTCCCTCGCGTTGCTCGGTCAGATCGCTGTGCTGCGAATAGGAGTGCTGCACGGCCTCGGAAAGGCGCACGAGTTGCGGCGGCACCGGATAAAGCGCCACCACGAAGCGACCTTCGCTCGATCCGGGCGAGGTCGCGATAGGCGCCGCCGTGTTGATCAGGTAGTCGTCTTCCGACAGCGGCTCCAGGCTCCAGTACAGATTGCCGCCGGCGATCGCGCTGGTCACTTCGGCAGAGGCACGCGGCAGATTGGTCGGCGTGCCGGTGCTGCTGGCGGCGAGCACCTGGCCGAGCGTGCCGTATACGACCACCTCCAGCGCGCCGCTCTCGACGCGTTGCTCGTCGGTGGCCGAGGCCCAGTTCGACGGCGGGCTGTCGGCGAGGCGGTTCGCGAACAGCTGCGTGCTGCGCGCGTATTCGCGCATGCGCACGTCCATCGCGGATTTCGACAGCTCCAGCGCGTCGGACAGGCCCTGCTTGATCTCCACCTTGAACCAGCTGTCGATGCCGCGATTCAGGAACTCGAGCGAGAATAGATAGACGATGATCAGCGGCGCGATCACCAGCGAACCGAAGATCGCGACCGTGCGCGCCGTGAGGCGCGAGCCCGGCACACCGGCGCGAAATGCCCGCACCAGCTCGATGATCTTGCGCGCCAGCAGCACGCTGACCGTGACCACCGCGATGGCGTTGAGCAGCAGGATCCACGCCTGCAGCTGGCTGAAACGCTGGGAGTTCTGCACCGCCAGCGCCAACAGCAGCAGCAGACCGCCGCTGACCAGCACCCAGAGGGCTATTAACCCGAGGGTGCCGAGGCGCCTCATCGCTGCAGGGACCATGAGAACCACTCGCTTTCGCGATGCCAGTCATCGGTCCAGAACAGCAGCACGCGCAACGTATCGGGCAGCCGCCCACGCCGCACGCCGGCGCGCAGGGACACCCGGTACTGCCGGTTCATCGACAACTGCGGCGAGACCAGGAATGGCCACGCCTCGACCGTGCCCAATGCTTCGAGCGCTTCTTCCAGAGTGGCGTAGCTGTGTTGTTCGCCGCTGCGCGCGTCGAGATCGCGCGTCACGTAGCGATCGCTGACCGCGTGATAGATGAGCTCGCGTTTGAGCGTGTATTCGGCGACGGTTTCGTCGACCCAGAAGCGCCGCTCGCGCGAGACGATCACGTCGAGGTCGAAGGTGAGCATCAGCCCGTCCTTGAGCGCGGCGCGGATGTCGTCGTTCACCGGGTAGGCGATGCGCGCGAACAGCTGGAAGACGCCCTGGTCGACAGCCACATATGCCGACCGCACCTCGAGCACGCCGTCGAGAGGATCGGCCCGCGCAACCCCGCCCAGCCCCACGCCGACCACTGTCGCGAGTACTGCGAACAGCAGGGGCAGGAAACTGTTGGCGCGGCGGAACTGCATCGGTTCCTCTATTTTCTGGTCAAGCAAGCATAGTAGAAGCCATCGGTGCCCGCGCCGCCACCGGGCAGCAGCTGCCAGCCGACGCTGCGTTCGAGCAGCCCCGGCGGTGACACGAGGTTTTCCGGCCAGGCGCCACGCGCGGCGCGCGGCTCGCCATCCAGGAAGGCCAGCACGACCGCCTCGTTCTCCGCCGGCAGCACCGAGCAGGTGCAGTAGACGAGACGTCCGCCGGGCCGCAGTAGTTCGAACGCGGTGGCGAGAATCCGCCGCTGGGTCGCGACGAACCCGTCGATGTCGCTCGCGCGCCGCAGCAGCTTGATGTCCGGATGGCGGCGGATGACACCAGTGGCCGAACAGGGCGCGTCCACCAGGATGCGATCGAAGTGCGCGGCTTCGAACGACGCGGGCCGTTCGCGCAGGTCGGCGGTGACCAGGATCGCGTCGCGACCGGCACGCTGCAGGTTTTCGCGCACCCGCGCGAGCCGCAGACCGTCGTCGTCCACGGCGATGAGTTCGGCGAGATCCGGCGTGATTTGCGCGATGTGCAGGGTCTTGCCGCCCGGCGCGGCGCAGGCATCGAGCACGCGCATCTTCGGTTGGCAATCGAGCAGCAGCGCGGCGAGCTGCGCACCGGCATCCTGTACCGACACCGCACCGGCTTCGAAGCCGGGCAACGCCTGCACGGCCGCGGGCCGTTCGAGCACCACCGCCTGCGGCCGCCAGGCGACGACCTGTGCATCGCGCCCGAGCGCACGCCACGAACGCAGAAAATCGTCGGCGGGCAGCGCGGCATCGAGCCGCAAGACCATCGGCGGATGCTGGTTGTTGGCACGGAGAATTTCTTCGTGACGTTCGCCCCAGGCCGCACGCAGCGCTTCGACCAGCCAGCGCGGATGCGCGTGACGTTGCGCAACCTCGACATCGGCGACGGCTAACAACTCGGCGCGCTGCGCGACGAAACGCCGCAGCATCGCGTTGACCACGCCCGAAGCGCGGCCCTCGCCGATCACGCGGCTCGCGTCCACGGCCAGGTGCACCTGCGCTTCGGGCGCGCCGCGCGAGTATTCGACCTGGTGCGCGGCGGTCACCAGCAGTGCCGCGAGTTTTGGCGAGAGCTCGTCGAACGGGCGGTTCGACAAGGGCGCGAGCGCCGGCTGCAGCCGCAGGTACCAGCGCAGCGTGCCGAGCGCGATGGCGCGCACGGCGGCGCGGTCGACGCGTTCGTGCGCCGCTTCCAGCGCGGCGTCCGCGGAACGGCCCTCGTACACCACGTCGTGTACCGCGCTGGCCGCATGCGCCATGGTTTCTGCGCCAGGCGCATGGCGCGCGCGTCGCTGGGGCGGGGGATTTCTTCGCACGACGGAGCGTTTCATGTGCCGAACCTGATGCCGTCGAGGCGGACGGCATTGGCGAAATCGCGCGCCGAAACCGGCCTTTTCCCGGCGCGCTGCAGCTCGCGCACCGCGAGCACGCCCTCGCCGCAGGCGACCCGAAGTCCATCTTCCGCGATACCCAACAAGGTACCGGGTGCGGCCGCGTCAGCCGTGCCGCCCGCTACGGATGCGCGTAACACCCGCAGCGATTCGCCGGCGAAGCGGGTTTCGGCCATGGGCCACGGATTGAAGGCTCGTACCTGCCGGTCGAGATCGGCGGCCGCGGAACTCCAGTCCAGCCGCGCCTCGGACTTTTCGATCTTGGGCGCGTAGTTAGCCCCGAGCGCCGGCTGCGGGCGCGCGGCCAGCGTGCCGGCCGCGAGGCCGTCGATGGCTTCGAGCAGGGCGGCCGCGCCGAGTTCAGACAACGCGTCGTGCAGGTCGCCGGCAGTGTCGTGCGTGCCGATGTGGCGCCGTCGCTCGAGCAATGTCGGGCCGGTGTCGAGGCCCTCGTCGAGCTGCATGATGGTCACTCCGGTTTCAGTGTCGCCCGCGAGGATCGCGCGCTGGATCGGCGCCGCGCCGCGCCAGCGCGGCAGCAACGAGCCGTGGATGTTGAGGCAGCCGCGGCGCGGCAGTGCCAGCACCGCGGGTGGAAGGATGAGCCCGTAGGCGACCACGACCAGGAGATCGGGCGCCCAGAGCGAAAGCTGCGCGCGGCCCTCGGGTGTCTTCAGGGTCGCCGGCTGCGCCAGCGGCAGGCCGGCGTCGAGCGCGAGTAGTTTGACCGGCGAGGCGCGCAGCTCCCGTCCGCGGCCGGCCGGCCGGTCGGGTTGCGTCAACACGCCGACCACGCGATGCGTGGAGCCGAGCAGCGCACGGAGCGCGGGCAGCGCAAATTGCGGCGTGCCCGCGAAGGCAATTCTAAAAGAGTTCATAACGCCCGAAGGCTTGGAGTTCTTGTTCGTATCAGTACGCGCGGGAGGCAGCGGGCTCGCGCTGTTTGGCGGCGCGCTCCTTGCGATCCTTGTCGAGCTTCTTGCGGATACGTTCGCGCTTGAGATCCGACAGGTAGTCGACGAAAAGCTTGCCTTCGAGGTGATCCATCTCGTGCTGCAGGCACACCGCCGCGAGCCCGTCGAGATCGACTTCGAAGGTCGCGCCGTTGACGTCCTGGGCGCGTGCCCGGATGACCGCGGCCCGCTTCACTTCGTCGAAAATGCCCGGTACCGACAGGCAGCCTTCTTCGGTGATCCCCACGCCTTCCTGCGTCAGGATCTCCGGATTGCAGAAGACCCGGGGATCGGTCTTTCCTTCCGAAACATCCATGACTATCAGACGCTTATGGAAATCGACCTGGGTCGCGGCCAGCCCCACTCCGGGCGCGGCGTACATGGTTTCGAACATGTCGGCGACCTTCTGCGCGAGCGCGGCGTCGAAGACCTCCACGCGGGTGGCCTTGGTCCTTAGACGGGGGTCGGGGTATTCAAGAATTTGCAGGCGCGCCATGATGTTCCGCTCGATTGCTGCTAATGTTTGGGCGATCCGACCGTGGACAAGGAACGCATGGAGCGGAGCGGGTGATGGACCCGTGATCCAGCGCACAAACTTGACAATAGATCGTATGCCCTCGTGCCGCGGCGGATTATAACAGTGGGGTCCGCTTGCCCCACCCAGGATTGAGGAGTGGAGGATGTCTCTTAATCAACAACTTAGGGAGCCGCGCGTGCTCGGAACTCTGACCCCGCGTCTCTTCGCCCTGACGGCCTTCATTGCTGCCGCGCTGCTGCTCGTGGCCGGCTGCAAATCGGCACCGCCCGCGGCTGAAGCCGCGCCGCCGCCCATGGCCGCGGAACCGGTCAACGCTGCGGATACCAGCGCTGACGACCTCACGGCCACTGAAGCCGCGGTTGCGGCCATGAACGAAGCGCCGGTTGCCGATGCCGCGCCGGTGCAGACCGCGCAGCTCATCCGTCCGGATGCGCCGATGAACTACACCGTGAAGCGTGGCGACACGCTCTGGGACATCGCCGCGGTGTTTCTCAAGGACCCGTGGTTCTGGCCCGAGATCTGGCAGATCAATCCGCAGGTCGAGAATCCCCACCTGATCTATCCGGGCGACGTGTTGTCGCTGGCCTATGGTCACGACGGCAGCAGCGCCAGCGTGAGCATTTCGCAGTACAGCGGCGCGCGCCTGCAGCCGCGTCTGCGCAGCGAACAACTCGACGGTCCGGTCGACGCGATTCCGTTTGCCGCCATCGCCGCGTTCCTGAGCAAGCCGAGTGTGCTCACGAAGGATGAAGCGCTGGCTGCGCCGCACATTCTCGGATTCCGCGATCACCACATGATCGGTGGGACGGGACACGAGATCTACGTCAAGAACCTCAACGCGCCGCTGAACCAGCGCTACGCGGTCATGCACATCGGCGAGGCGATCGTGGATCCGGAATCCAAGGACCTCGTGGGTTATCAGGCCGCGTACGTCGCGACCGCCGTGGTCAACAATCCGGGCACGATCAGCAAGGCCATCCTCACCGAAGGCGCGCGCGAGGCGCTCGAAGGCGACCGCCTGATACTGCAGGAAGGCGATGTGCCGCTGACTTTCACGCCGCATGCGCCGGCCTCTAACATCAATGGACAGATCATCGCGGTCGCGGACGAGGCCGAGCAGATCGGTCAGTTCCAGGTCGTCGTGATCAATCGCGGCGCACGTCAGGGCCTCACGCCCGGCGCGGTGCTCGCCATCGACCAGAAGGGCGAGGTCGTGCACGACAAGTACGGCAAGGCGCCGTGGGAAAAGAATCCCTATGGCGAGATGGTGCAGCTGCCTTACGAACGGGCCGGCACGATGATCGTCTTCAAGGTGTTCGACCGCGTGAGTT
This sequence is a window from Pseudomonadota bacterium. Protein-coding genes within it:
- the fmt gene encoding methionyl-tRNA formyltransferase; this encodes MNSFRIAFAGTPQFALPALRALLGSTHRVVGVLTQPDRPAGRGRELRASPVKLLALDAGLPLAQPATLKTPEGRAQLSLWAPDLLVVVAYGLILPPAVLALPRRGCLNIHGSLLPRWRGAAPIQRAILAGDTETGVTIMQLDEGLDTGPTLLERRRHIGTHDTAGDLHDALSELGAAALLEAIDGLAAGTLAARPQPALGANYAPKIEKSEARLDWSSAAADLDRQVRAFNPWPMAETRFAGESLRVLRASVAGGTADAAAPGTLLGIAEDGLRVACGEGVLAVRELQRAGKRPVSARDFANAVRLDGIRFGT
- the def gene encoding peptide deformylase, which gives rise to MARLQILEYPDPRLRTKATRVEVFDAALAQKVADMFETMYAAPGVGLAATQVDFHKRLIVMDVSEGKTDPRVFCNPEILTQEGVGITEEGCLSVPGIFDEVKRAAVIRARAQDVNGATFEVDLDGLAAVCLQHEMDHLEGKLFVDYLSDLKRERIRKKLDKDRKERAAKQREPAASRAY
- a CDS encoding LysM peptidoglycan-binding domain-containing protein; the protein is MLGTLTPRLFALTAFIAAALLLVAGCKSAPPAAEAAPPPMAAEPVNAADTSADDLTATEAAVAAMNEAPVADAAPVQTAQLIRPDAPMNYTVKRGDTLWDIAAVFLKDPWFWPEIWQINPQVENPHLIYPGDVLSLAYGHDGSSASVSISQYSGARLQPRLRSEQLDGPVDAIPFAAIAAFLSKPSVLTKDEALAAPHILGFRDHHMIGGTGHEIYVKNLNAPLNQRYAVMHIGEAIVDPESKDLVGYQAAYVATAVVNNPGTISKAILTEGAREALEGDRLILQEGDVPLTFTPHAPASNINGQIIAVADEAEQIGQFQVVVINRGARQGLTPGAVLAIDQKGEVVHDKYGKAPWEKNPYGEMVQLPYERAGTMIVFKVFDRVSYGLVIGARGPMQVADRVYNP